Proteins encoded within one genomic window of Candidatus Eisenbacteria bacterium:
- a CDS encoding lipid-transfer protein — translation MSLKDKAAIVGIGQLPFSKNIGKPEEVTALEATKIALEDAGLRPSDIDGMVKWSIQTTAENVIARNLGVPNLRFFGEVGYGGGGGCGTIGHAAAAIAAGMARCVLIYRSRNRGSGGRPWAGTSRERDLSQAEGNETAFYAPYGFVRPVDQVAMFARRFLHERGYTTRHLGWIAVSTRKHASRNPFAMMREPITLDDHANARLISDPLRLLDNCLETDGAAAVIVAEAGLARNCKQKPAWITAASQGMGPRNFTMNNFFKNPFLESPGAHAATALWAMAGVGPKDVDVAQLYDAFTPLVLASLEEYGFCKPGEAGAFVEDGGLEVGGRLPNNTSGGSLSEAYVHGINLIIEATRQIRGISCNQVPGAKLSLATSGNMVPTGAILLRGD, via the coding sequence GTGTCGCTCAAGGACAAAGCCGCCATCGTCGGGATCGGGCAGCTCCCGTTCTCGAAGAACATCGGCAAACCCGAGGAGGTGACCGCCCTCGAAGCGACCAAGATCGCGCTCGAAGACGCGGGGCTGCGGCCCTCGGACATCGACGGCATGGTCAAGTGGAGCATCCAGACCACCGCCGAGAACGTCATCGCTCGCAACCTCGGCGTCCCGAACCTGCGCTTCTTCGGCGAGGTGGGCTACGGCGGCGGAGGAGGGTGCGGGACGATCGGCCACGCCGCAGCCGCGATCGCCGCCGGCATGGCCCGCTGCGTGCTCATCTACCGGTCGCGGAACCGCGGCTCGGGCGGGCGGCCCTGGGCCGGGACGTCGCGCGAGCGCGATCTCTCGCAGGCCGAGGGCAACGAGACCGCCTTCTACGCGCCGTACGGCTTCGTGCGGCCGGTCGACCAGGTGGCGATGTTCGCGCGCCGTTTCCTGCACGAGCGCGGCTACACGACGCGGCATCTCGGCTGGATCGCGGTCTCGACCCGCAAGCACGCGAGCCGGAACCCGTTCGCGATGATGCGCGAGCCGATCACGCTCGACGATCACGCGAACGCGCGGCTCATCTCGGATCCGCTGCGGCTGCTCGACAACTGCCTCGAGACCGACGGCGCCGCCGCGGTGATCGTCGCCGAGGCGGGGCTCGCGCGGAACTGCAAGCAGAAGCCGGCGTGGATCACGGCGGCCTCGCAGGGCATGGGCCCGCGCAACTTCACGATGAACAACTTCTTCAAGAATCCCTTCCTCGAGTCGCCCGGGGCGCACGCGGCGACGGCCCTGTGGGCGATGGCGGGCGTCGGCCCGAAGGACGTCGACGTGGCCCAGCTCTACGACGCGTTCACGCCGCTCGTGCTCGCCTCGCTCGAGGAGTACGGCTTTTGCAAGCCGGGCGAGGCGGGCGCGTTCGTCGAGGACGGCGGCCTCGAGGTGGGCGGCCGGCTGCCCAACAACACGAGCGGCGGCAGCCTCTCGGAGGCCTACGTGCACGGTATCAACCTCATCATCGAGGCGACGCGCCAGATCCGCGGCATCTCGTGCAACCAGGTTCCCGGCGCGAAGCTCTCCCTCGCGACCAGCGGCAACATGGTGCCGACGGGCGCGATCCTCCTGCGGGGCGACTAG
- a CDS encoding OB-fold domain-containing protein, with protein MSEATADVERRTGGEWWLPYWAAGRARELRFQRCSACKAWRHPPGPMCPSCLSLESEWATASGRATLLSWVVVHPPVLPAWKDRTPFVVVLVECEEGVRTMGNLLGATAADLRMDMPMAVDFAPSPDGDLVPQWRPA; from the coding sequence ATGAGCGAAGCGACGGCGGACGTCGAGCGCCGCACCGGCGGCGAATGGTGGCTTCCCTACTGGGCCGCGGGTCGCGCGCGCGAGCTGCGCTTCCAGCGCTGCAGCGCGTGCAAGGCCTGGCGGCACCCGCCGGGCCCGATGTGTCCCTCGTGCCTGTCGCTCGAGTCGGAGTGGGCGACGGCGAGCGGCCGCGCGACGCTCCTCTCGTGGGTGGTCGTCCACCCGCCCGTGCTGCCGGCGTGGAAGGACCGGACGCCGTTCGTGGTCGTGCTGGTCGAGTGCGAGGAGGGCGTGCGCACCATGGGCAACCTCCTCGGCGCGACCGCGGCGGATCTGCGCATGGACATGCCGATGGCGGTCGACTTCGCGCCGTCGCCCGACGGCGACCTCGTGCCCCAGTGGCGGCCGGCGTAG
- a CDS encoding ROK family protein, whose product MAAGVGRYVGIDVGGTKIEGVVLGEDLAEIARRRVPTEREKGYERVVGRIADLVAELRASAPDCRRVGIGTPGSLSARDRTLKNSNTTCLNGRPLHADLERRIGLEVVMENDANCFALAEVRAGAARGARLAFGVILGTGVGGGIVVDGRVWTGPQHVAGEWGHHRIADDGPDCYCGQRGCVETFLSGPALERSYRHAGGDGCGAAEVARRAESGEARAAGVLHRYVDRFGRALANVINILDPDVVVLGGGLSNLACLYGAGIEAVRGYVFNDELRTRIVRHGLGDAAGGLGAALLTVP is encoded by the coding sequence GTGGCGGCCGGCGTAGGGCGCTACGTCGGGATCGACGTCGGCGGGACGAAGATCGAGGGCGTCGTCCTCGGCGAGGATCTCGCGGAGATCGCGCGGCGCCGCGTGCCGACCGAGCGCGAGAAGGGCTACGAGCGCGTCGTCGGGCGCATCGCGGATCTCGTCGCGGAGCTCCGTGCGAGCGCACCCGACTGCCGGCGCGTCGGGATCGGGACGCCGGGCTCGCTGTCGGCGCGCGACCGGACGCTCAAGAACTCGAACACCACGTGCTTGAACGGCCGGCCGCTCCACGCCGATCTCGAGCGGCGCATCGGTCTCGAGGTGGTGATGGAGAACGACGCCAACTGCTTCGCGCTGGCCGAGGTCCGCGCGGGGGCCGCACGCGGCGCGCGGCTGGCGTTCGGCGTCATCCTGGGGACGGGCGTGGGTGGCGGCATCGTCGTCGACGGCCGCGTGTGGACGGGGCCGCAGCACGTGGCCGGCGAGTGGGGCCACCATCGCATCGCCGACGACGGACCCGACTGCTACTGCGGGCAGCGCGGCTGCGTCGAGACCTTCCTGTCCGGGCCGGCGCTCGAGCGGAGCTACCGCCACGCGGGCGGAGACGGCTGCGGCGCGGCCGAGGTGGCGCGCCGCGCCGAGTCCGGCGAGGCGCGCGCGGCGGGCGTCCTCCATCGCTACGTCGATCGCTTCGGCCGTGCGCTGGCGAACGTGATCAACATTCTCGATCCCGACGTGGTCGTGCTGGGGGGCGGCCTGTCGAACCTCGCGTGTCTGTACGGCGCCGGCATCGAGGCCGTGCGCGGCTACGTTTTCAACGACGAGCTCCGCACGCGCATCGTGCGTCACGGCCTCGGCGACGCCGCGGGCGGGCTCGGCGCGGCGCTGCTCACCGTGCCATGA
- a CDS encoding enoyl-CoA hydratase-related protein, whose translation MPFVLVEKPRPHVGVIVMNRPERMNAMSFDTVAPLYEAIDFVGRDNDTWVVVLTGAGRGFCSGLDLEDHGVPPGCDGLPMSRIAIRAMEYMSNLVPALRAIPQPVLAAVNGPAYGGGLCLALGADVRIAGTSASFRSAGITNGLTGTELGVSWLLPRAIGAAHASDVILTAREVDAAEALRLGLVSRVVADDALREAVLDLASTMCGYSPHGLAMTKKVLWSNLETGSLEAAIDLENRNQLLVRMTTQNLQEAITARKQRRPPRFED comes from the coding sequence ATGCCTTTCGTTCTCGTCGAGAAGCCACGGCCGCACGTCGGCGTGATCGTCATGAACCGGCCGGAGCGCATGAACGCGATGTCGTTCGATACCGTGGCGCCGCTCTACGAGGCGATCGACTTCGTCGGACGCGACAACGACACGTGGGTCGTCGTGCTGACCGGCGCCGGCAGGGGATTCTGCTCGGGGCTCGACCTGGAGGACCACGGCGTGCCGCCGGGCTGCGACGGCCTGCCGATGTCGCGCATCGCCATCCGGGCGATGGAATACATGTCGAACCTGGTCCCGGCGCTGCGCGCCATCCCGCAGCCGGTCCTCGCGGCGGTGAACGGTCCGGCGTATGGCGGCGGCCTCTGTCTCGCGCTCGGCGCGGACGTACGGATCGCCGGGACGTCGGCGTCGTTCCGGAGCGCCGGCATCACGAACGGGCTCACGGGGACCGAGCTCGGCGTCTCCTGGCTCCTGCCGCGCGCCATCGGTGCCGCGCACGCGTCGGACGTGATCCTCACCGCGCGCGAGGTCGACGCCGCCGAGGCGCTCCGCCTGGGGCTGGTCTCCCGCGTCGTCGCCGACGATGCGCTGCGCGAGGCGGTGCTCGATCTCGCCTCCACCATGTGCGGCTACAGCCCGCACGGCCTCGCGATGACGAAGAAGGTGCTGTGGTCGAACCTGGAGACGGGCAGCCTCGAAGCCGCGATCGATCTCGAGAACCGCAACCAGCTCCTCGTGCGCATGACGACCCAGAACCTGCAGGAGGCGATCACGGCCCGGAAGCAGAGGCGCCCGCCACGCTTCGAGGACTGA
- a CDS encoding HD domain-containing protein — protein MSDSSPARARFASMEASTADDWAVISSYFPGFAQGLPDRILSHLRLLGGDFGGFAVDRLTHSLQTATLAHRDGRDEEYVVCALLHDIGDTLGTYNHADIAAAIVKPFVSAENHWMVEKHAVFQGYYFFHHIGLDRNLRDAFRDHPGFERTAEFCAKYDGPAFDARGETLPLSFFEPMVGRVFAAPKRSLYVEAPE, from the coding sequence ATGAGCGACTCATCCCCCGCCCGGGCGCGGTTCGCGAGCATGGAGGCGAGCACCGCCGACGACTGGGCCGTCATCAGCTCGTACTTCCCGGGCTTCGCGCAGGGCTTGCCCGATCGGATCCTCTCGCACCTGCGTCTGCTCGGCGGTGACTTCGGCGGCTTCGCGGTCGATCGCCTGACGCACTCGCTGCAGACGGCGACGCTCGCGCACCGCGACGGCCGCGACGAGGAGTACGTCGTGTGCGCGCTCCTGCACGACATCGGCGACACGCTCGGCACCTACAACCACGCCGACATCGCCGCCGCGATCGTGAAGCCCTTCGTGTCGGCCGAGAACCATTGGATGGTCGAGAAGCACGCCGTCTTCCAGGGCTACTACTTCTTCCATCACATCGGCCTCGATCGGAACCTTCGCGACGCGTTCCGCGACCATCCCGGCTTCGAGCGCACCGCGGAGTTCTGCGCCAAGTACGACGGGCCCGCCTTCGACGCGCGCGGCGAGACCCTCCCACTGTCGTTCTTCGAGCCGATGGTGGGGCGCGTATTCGCCGCGCCCAAGCGATCGCTCTACGTGGAGGCTCCTGAATGA
- a CDS encoding MBL fold metallo-hydrolase, giving the protein MNSTITEIAPDTYRISTFHPGYKMQFNQFLVKDEEPLLFHTAFRKMFDVTREAVAKVVDPAKLRWIGFSHFEPDECGALNQYLDVAPRAQAVCSFVGKIVMLDDYADREPRALADGEVLATGRHRLRFLATPQVPHGWDAGLLFDETERTLFCSDLFFHAGDPAPTATDIVGPAMESVVRGLSGPMAKDMPYTPYTDATLRRLAALEPRTLATMHGSSFAGDGGRAVLDLARVLADALGNAK; this is encoded by the coding sequence ATGAACAGCACCATCACCGAGATCGCGCCGGACACGTACCGCATCTCGACGTTCCATCCCGGCTACAAGATGCAGTTCAACCAGTTCCTCGTGAAGGACGAGGAGCCGCTCCTGTTCCACACCGCCTTCCGGAAGATGTTCGACGTCACGCGCGAGGCGGTGGCGAAGGTCGTCGACCCGGCGAAGCTGCGCTGGATCGGCTTCAGCCACTTCGAGCCCGACGAGTGCGGGGCCTTGAATCAGTACCTCGACGTCGCGCCGCGCGCGCAGGCGGTGTGCAGCTTCGTCGGCAAGATCGTGATGCTGGATGACTACGCCGACCGCGAGCCGCGCGCCCTCGCCGACGGCGAGGTGCTGGCGACGGGACGGCACCGCCTGCGCTTCCTCGCGACCCCGCAGGTGCCGCACGGCTGGGACGCGGGTCTCCTCTTCGACGAGACGGAGCGCACGCTCTTCTGCTCGGACCTCTTCTTCCACGCCGGCGATCCGGCGCCGACGGCGACCGACATCGTCGGTCCGGCGATGGAGTCGGTCGTGAGGGGACTCTCGGGTCCCATGGCGAAGGACATGCCGTACACGCCCTACACAGACGCGACGCTGCGCCGCCTCGCCGCCCTCGAGCCGCGCACGCTCGCCACCATGCACGGCTCGTCGTTCGCCGGCGACGGCGGCCGCGCCGTGCTGGACCTGGCGCGCGTGCTGGCGGACGCGCTCGGGAACGCGAAGTAG
- a CDS encoding Rieske (2Fe-2S) protein — protein MSPTRVAVYDRTIRASLERIWENVLDWEHLPWLHRESFGHVRLLDESSGGFRAELSVRGDPTPFVIDVAIDRANLVYHSRTVDGPGTGSDIVTTLAPVADHATNVHVEFLLPRVKPSSVESVGRLYVGLYTLLWDQDEAMMIRRQAFVDGRLARTTCEAVVGGAPVRFSSVCPHLGGPLDGAAVEDGCVTCPWHGYRFDVRTGRRVDGDAPALPAA, from the coding sequence ATGTCGCCGACCAGGGTCGCCGTCTACGATCGCACGATCCGTGCCTCCCTCGAGCGCATCTGGGAGAACGTGCTCGACTGGGAGCACCTGCCGTGGCTCCACCGCGAGTCGTTCGGGCACGTCCGGTTGCTGGACGAGTCGTCCGGCGGCTTCCGCGCCGAGCTGTCGGTGCGCGGCGATCCGACGCCCTTCGTGATCGACGTCGCCATCGACCGCGCGAACCTCGTCTATCACAGCCGCACGGTGGACGGCCCGGGCACGGGCAGCGACATCGTGACGACGCTCGCGCCGGTCGCCGACCACGCGACGAACGTCCACGTCGAGTTCCTCCTGCCCCGCGTCAAGCCGTCGAGCGTCGAGAGCGTCGGGCGCCTCTACGTCGGCCTCTACACGCTGCTCTGGGATCAGGACGAGGCCATGATGATCCGCCGGCAGGCCTTCGTGGACGGCCGACTGGCGCGCACGACGTGCGAGGCCGTGGTCGGCGGCGCGCCCGTCCGCTTCTCGTCGGTGTGTCCGCACCTGGGCGGACCGCTCGACGGCGCCGCCGTCGAGGACGGCTGCGTCACGTGCCCCTGGCACGGCTACCGGTTCGACGTGCGGACCGGCCGGCGCGTCGACGGCGACGCGCCGGCGCTGCCGGCCGCCTGA
- a CDS encoding alpha/beta hydrolase — translation MTAFTNEIVESNGIRMAVRDEGQGPAVVLCHGFPELAYSWRHQIAALAAAGFRAIAPDQRGYGGTDRPADVAAYDIHHLTGDLVGLLDALGIERAVFAGHDWGGLVVWMMPLLHPTRTAGVIGVNTPYFPRSFMAPVELMRQAFGDNHYIVHFQQPGVADAALARDVRKVFTALGRRGVPIAEVEAAIVAAGGMRNLVDVIEQGPTLGEPLFSEEDLDTYVRTFERTGFTGGINWYRNMDRNWATTPQLDGARIEVPSLMVTAEWDPVLRAEMAEPMRASVADLEIHMIRACGHWTQQERPDELSRIMVDWLRRRFA, via the coding sequence ATGACCGCGTTCACGAACGAGATCGTCGAGTCGAACGGCATCCGCATGGCGGTGCGCGACGAGGGGCAGGGGCCGGCCGTCGTCCTCTGCCACGGCTTTCCCGAGCTCGCCTACTCGTGGCGCCACCAGATCGCGGCCCTCGCGGCCGCGGGCTTTCGCGCCATCGCCCCCGACCAGCGCGGGTACGGCGGCACCGATCGCCCGGCCGACGTCGCCGCCTACGACATCCATCATCTGACCGGCGATCTCGTCGGCCTCCTCGACGCCCTCGGCATCGAGCGGGCCGTGTTCGCCGGGCACGACTGGGGCGGCCTCGTCGTGTGGATGATGCCACTGCTGCATCCGACCCGGACGGCGGGCGTGATCGGCGTCAACACGCCGTACTTCCCGCGCTCGTTCATGGCACCCGTTGAGCTGATGCGGCAGGCGTTCGGCGACAACCACTACATCGTGCACTTCCAGCAGCCGGGCGTCGCCGATGCCGCCCTCGCGCGCGACGTGCGCAAGGTATTCACCGCGCTCGGACGCCGCGGCGTGCCCATCGCCGAGGTCGAGGCCGCGATCGTGGCGGCGGGCGGCATGCGCAACCTGGTGGACGTGATCGAGCAGGGCCCGACGCTCGGCGAGCCGCTCTTCTCCGAGGAGGACCTGGACACGTACGTGCGGACGTTCGAGCGCACCGGCTTCACCGGCGGCATCAACTGGTATCGCAACATGGACCGGAACTGGGCGACCACCCCGCAGCTCGACGGCGCGCGCATCGAGGTGCCGTCGCTCATGGTGACGGCCGAATGGGATCCGGTGCTGCGCGCCGAGATGGCCGAGCCCATGCGCGCGTCGGTCGCCGATCTCGAGATCCACATGATCCGCGCCTGCGGCCACTGGACGCAGCAGGAGCGGCCCGACGAGCTGAGCCGCATCATGGTCGACTGGCTGCGCCGCCGATTCGCATGA
- a CDS encoding translation initiation factor, translating into MSKLGDLLRDRGVTVGDPPPAPPAAPAAEQIDFGGAQKIVLRREKKGRGGKTATVVEGIRVSPSALERIARDLRRALGCGATVEGSTIVVQGDMAARIEPWLAARGAKKIVIGS; encoded by the coding sequence ATGAGCAAGCTCGGCGATCTCCTGCGAGACAGGGGCGTGACGGTCGGTGACCCGCCTCCCGCTCCGCCGGCCGCGCCGGCAGCCGAGCAGATCGACTTCGGTGGCGCCCAGAAGATCGTGCTCCGCCGTGAGAAGAAGGGGCGCGGCGGCAAGACGGCGACGGTGGTCGAGGGCATCCGGGTGTCGCCGTCGGCGCTCGAGCGGATCGCACGCGATCTCCGGCGCGCGCTCGGCTGCGGCGCCACGGTCGAGGGCAGCACGATCGTCGTGCAGGGCGACATGGCGGCGCGCATCGAGCCGTGGCTCGCCGCCCGCGGCGCGAAGAAGATCGTGATCGGGAGCTGA
- a CDS encoding SagB/ThcOx family dehydrogenase gives MPNDDGTTLRDYHERSKHSVASLRAQPHYLDWDNQPRPFKVYPDLDTIPLPTELPGSQRPALDAIAGVPAPVATSLDLARLAHLLYFSAGVVRRRTHPGGEVFYRAAACTGALYHVDVYVACGDLGDLAAGVYHFGPHDFALRRLRDGDQRGRLARATADEPHVIAAPTLLVLTSTFWRNAWKYRTRTYRHAFWDAGTLVANLLAAAAALGIPAEVVTGFVDEAVTQLLELDPAREVPLAVIALGSGGTTPPDPPALARLDLATLPLSPEEIEYPILRAAHDASSLPAPDAVRAWRAAGTPAIDSHRGAIALAPLAASVVPEPIEAVILRRGSTRRFPLAPIPMEALATVLHASSRSAPLDVHAPPACYAIVNAVDGLEAGAYAVAADGSAMELLRRGDFRREAGFLGLGQDLPADAAASLYWLVDLHAVFARLGDRGYRVAQLEAAIAGGRTYLAAYALGLGATGLTFFDDDVTSFFSPHAAGKSVMFHVAVGRRGRAQRPA, from the coding sequence ATGCCGAACGACGACGGCACGACGCTCCGCGACTACCACGAGCGCAGCAAGCATTCGGTCGCCAGCCTGCGAGCACAGCCGCACTACCTCGATTGGGATAACCAACCTCGCCCCTTCAAAGTCTACCCGGACCTCGACACGATCCCGCTTCCGACGGAGCTGCCCGGCTCGCAGCGGCCGGCGCTCGACGCGATCGCCGGCGTGCCGGCACCGGTCGCGACCTCGCTCGACCTGGCCCGCCTGGCGCACCTTCTCTACTTCAGCGCCGGCGTCGTGCGCCGGCGGACGCATCCCGGCGGTGAGGTCTTCTACCGTGCCGCGGCGTGCACGGGCGCGCTCTACCACGTGGACGTCTACGTCGCATGCGGGGACCTGGGCGACCTCGCGGCCGGCGTCTATCACTTCGGGCCGCACGACTTCGCGCTGCGGCGCCTGCGCGACGGCGATCAGCGCGGCCGTCTCGCACGTGCGACCGCCGACGAGCCGCACGTGATCGCGGCGCCCACCCTTCTCGTCCTCACCAGCACCTTCTGGCGCAACGCGTGGAAGTACCGGACGCGCACCTACCGGCACGCGTTCTGGGACGCTGGCACGCTGGTGGCGAACCTGCTCGCCGCGGCCGCGGCGCTCGGGATACCCGCCGAGGTGGTCACGGGCTTCGTCGACGAGGCGGTGACGCAGCTCCTCGAGCTGGACCCGGCGCGTGAGGTCCCGCTCGCGGTGATCGCGCTCGGGTCCGGCGGTACGACGCCGCCGGATCCCCCAGCGCTCGCGCGTCTCGACCTCGCGACGCTCCCACTATCGCCCGAGGAGATCGAATATCCGATCCTGCGCGCGGCGCACGATGCGTCGAGCCTGCCGGCCCCCGACGCCGTGCGGGCCTGGCGGGCGGCGGGGACGCCGGCGATCGATTCGCATCGGGGTGCGATCGCGCTCGCGCCGCTTGCGGCGTCGGTCGTCCCGGAGCCGATCGAAGCCGTGATTCTGCGCCGCGGGTCCACGCGCCGTTTCCCGCTCGCGCCGATTCCCATGGAGGCGCTCGCGACCGTCCTCCATGCGTCGAGTCGCTCGGCGCCGCTCGACGTCCATGCGCCGCCCGCGTGCTATGCGATCGTGAACGCGGTCGACGGCCTCGAGGCGGGCGCCTACGCCGTCGCTGCGGATGGATCGGCAATGGAGCTGCTTCGCCGCGGGGACTTTCGCCGGGAGGCCGGCTTCCTCGGCCTCGGCCAGGATCTTCCCGCCGACGCCGCAGCGTCCCTGTACTGGCTCGTCGACCTGCACGCGGTCTTCGCGCGCCTCGGCGATCGTGGCTATCGCGTGGCGCAGCTCGAGGCGGCGATCGCCGGCGGTCGCACGTACCTGGCGGCGTATGCGCTCGGGCTGGGCGCGACCGGCCTCACGTTCTTCGACGACGACGTCACGTCGTTCTTCTCGCCGCACGCCGCCGGCAAGAGCGTCATGTTCCACGTCGCCGTCGGCCGCCGCGGTCGCGCGCAGCGACCGGCGTAG
- a CDS encoding lipid-transfer protein has protein sequence MGRKVFVVGVGMTKFEKPFSKAWDYPDMAKEAGEKALADAGIPYSEIQQAAVGYCYGDSTAGQRAVYQLGCTGIPVYNVNNNCSTGSTALFMAKQFVEGGLADCVLALGFEKMEKGSLGAKFMDRTNPMDKQLQVMVDLRGFETAPPTAQFFGNAGREHMEKYGTRPEAFAKIGHKNHKHSVNNPYSQFQQEYTLDDILKAPMVFDPLTKLQCCPTSDGAGAAILASEDFVKKHNLQKQAVEIAGMAMTTDFSSTFDAKSCIKLIGQDMTAAAARKVYEQSGLGPENVDVIELHDCFSTNELVTYEGLGLCPEGKGGELIESGAVTYGGKWVVNPSGGLISKGHPLGATGLAQCAELNWQLRGEAEKRQVKGAKVALQHNLGLGGAAVVTMYRKPDAA, from the coding sequence ATGGGTCGGAAGGTGTTCGTCGTCGGCGTCGGCATGACCAAGTTCGAGAAGCCGTTCTCGAAGGCCTGGGACTACCCGGACATGGCGAAGGAGGCCGGCGAGAAGGCGCTCGCCGATGCAGGCATCCCGTATTCGGAGATCCAGCAGGCCGCCGTCGGCTACTGCTACGGCGACTCGACCGCCGGCCAGCGTGCGGTCTACCAGCTCGGCTGCACCGGCATCCCGGTCTACAACGTCAACAACAACTGCTCGACCGGCTCGACGGCGCTCTTCATGGCCAAGCAGTTCGTCGAGGGTGGCCTCGCCGACTGCGTGCTCGCGCTCGGGTTCGAGAAGATGGAGAAGGGCTCGCTCGGCGCCAAGTTCATGGATCGCACCAACCCCATGGACAAGCAGCTCCAGGTGATGGTCGACCTCCGCGGCTTCGAGACGGCGCCGCCCACGGCGCAGTTCTTCGGCAACGCCGGTCGCGAGCACATGGAGAAGTACGGCACGCGCCCCGAGGCCTTCGCCAAGATCGGTCACAAGAACCACAAGCACTCGGTGAACAACCCGTATTCGCAGTTCCAGCAGGAGTACACGCTCGACGACATCCTGAAGGCGCCCATGGTGTTCGACCCGCTGACGAAGCTCCAGTGCTGCCCGACCTCGGACGGCGCCGGCGCGGCGATCCTCGCGAGCGAGGACTTCGTCAAGAAGCACAACCTGCAGAAGCAGGCGGTCGAGATCGCCGGCATGGCCATGACGACGGACTTCTCGAGCACGTTCGACGCGAAGAGCTGCATCAAGCTGATCGGCCAGGACATGACCGCCGCCGCGGCGCGCAAGGTCTACGAGCAGTCGGGCCTCGGGCCCGAGAACGTCGACGTGATCGAGCTGCACGACTGCTTCTCGACCAACGAGCTCGTGACCTACGAGGGCCTCGGGCTGTGTCCGGAGGGCAAGGGCGGCGAGCTCATCGAGTCGGGCGCCGTCACGTATGGCGGCAAGTGGGTCGTGAACCCGTCCGGCGGTCTCATCTCGAAGGGCCACCCGCTCGGCGCCACCGGGCTCGCGCAGTGCGCGGAGCTCAACTGGCAGCTACGCGGCGAGGCCGAGAAACG